One genomic segment of Methanobacterium spitsbergense includes these proteins:
- a CDS encoding homocitrate synthase family protein: MKYLVSPFNKEAKIKFPEEITVYDTTLRDGEQTPGVCLRTPEKLKIANKLDEVGIHQIEAGFPVVSNEEKRSVQAIVKEGLNAKILCLSRTKKSDIDTAIDCDVDGVITFMGTSDLHLKHKIKMSREEILNVCMNSIEHAKDHGLFVAFSAEDATRTDLDFLKKIYKRADDFGVDRVHIADTVGAISPYGMDYLVKEVRSTIKADIALHCHNDFGMALSNSIAGLLAGANAVSTTVNGIGERAGNTSLEELIMSLKIIYGVDLDFDISKFYELSKLVESLTHMKIPYNKPIVGKNIFRHESGIHVDAVIEEPLTYEPFLPELIGHQRRIVLGKHSGCRAVRAKLDECGIDVTKDELCKIVEQVKNKREEGKYINDEIFNTIVRSVRGPFEL; the protein is encoded by the coding sequence GTGAAATACTTGGTAAGCCCGTTCAATAAAGAAGCAAAAATAAAGTTTCCAGAAGAGATAACTGTATATGATACAACATTAAGAGATGGTGAACAAACTCCCGGTGTGTGTTTAAGAACTCCAGAAAAGCTTAAAATTGCTAATAAGCTTGATGAAGTAGGAATACATCAAATTGAAGCAGGATTTCCTGTGGTATCCAATGAAGAAAAGAGATCTGTTCAAGCTATTGTTAAAGAAGGTTTAAACGCAAAGATACTTTGTCTGTCACGTACTAAAAAATCAGATATTGACACTGCTATTGACTGCGATGTCGATGGTGTTATAACCTTCATGGGAACATCGGATCTACATTTGAAACACAAAATAAAGATGAGTCGGGAAGAAATACTGAATGTTTGTATGAATTCAATTGAACATGCTAAGGATCATGGATTATTTGTTGCATTCTCTGCTGAAGATGCAACCAGAACAGATCTTGATTTTTTGAAAAAAATATACAAACGTGCAGATGATTTTGGTGTAGATAGAGTTCATATTGCAGATACTGTAGGAGCCATTAGTCCATATGGGATGGATTATCTTGTAAAGGAAGTAAGGTCTACAATCAAAGCGGATATTGCACTTCATTGTCATAACGACTTTGGAATGGCTCTTTCTAATTCAATAGCAGGATTACTGGCAGGTGCAAATGCAGTTTCAACAACTGTTAACGGAATTGGTGAGAGGGCAGGGAATACTTCATTAGAAGAATTGATCATGTCTTTAAAAATCATATATGGTGTTGATTTAGATTTTGATATTAGCAAATTCTATGAACTTTCAAAACTCGTTGAATCACTAACCCATATGAAAATACCATACAACAAACCCATAGTTGGCAAAAATATATTCCGCCACGAGTCAGGAATACATGTTGATGCTGTTATTGAAGAACCTTTAACCTATGAACCATTTTTACCAGAATTAATAGGACATCAACGTAGAATTGTTCTTGGAAAACATTCAGGCTGCAGAGCTGTCAGAGCGAAGCTTGATGAGTGTGGAATAGATGTTACTAAGGATGAACTTTGTAAAATTGTTGAACAGGTTAAAAATAAGAGGGAAGAAGGTAAATACATCAATGATGAGATATTTAACACCATTGTTCGGTCAGTTAGGGGGCCTTTTGAACTTTAA
- a CDS encoding TATA-box-binding protein has protein sequence MTTVEIKVENIVASAALGKSLDLPQVAPALEGVEYNSEQFPGLVYKLKEPKTAALIFGSGKLVCTGAKSIEDSKKAIHIAVDKMRALDTEIPHEFEIKVQNIVASANLGKTLNLESVALDLENTEYEPEQFPGLVYRLDDPKVVLLLFGSGKVVCTGAKTNADAQLGVEKTKERLAELDLI, from the coding sequence ATGACAACTGTAGAAATTAAAGTTGAAAACATCGTGGCGTCTGCCGCGCTTGGAAAGTCGCTAGACCTTCCACAAGTTGCTCCTGCCCTGGAAGGAGTTGAATATAACTCAGAACAATTCCCAGGATTGGTTTACAAACTAAAGGAACCAAAAACAGCTGCACTCATATTCGGATCAGGTAAACTGGTTTGTACAGGTGCAAAATCAATAGAAGACTCAAAGAAAGCTATACACATAGCTGTTGATAAAATGAGAGCTCTTGATACAGAAATCCCCCACGAATTTGAAATTAAAGTCCAAAATATAGTTGCTTCAGCAAATCTCGGGAAAACATTAAACTTGGAATCCGTTGCTCTGGATCTTGAAAACACTGAATACGAACCAGAACAATTCCCCGGATTGGTTTACAGACTTGACGACCCCAAAGTTGTTTTACTTTTATTCGGTTCAGGAAAAGTAGTCTGTACCGGTGCAAAAACTAATGCAGATGCTCAACTCGGTGTAGAGAAAACAAAAGAACGACTAGCTGAACTGGATTTGATATAA
- the serB gene encoding phosphoserine phosphatase SerB, with protein MIKLIAFDLDNVLIDGEAIDEIGKLMDVEAEISEITKKAMEGDLDFETALKERVALLKGASVEDIKDVVSKIPFMEGAEETIAELKKRGYKIATITGSFEIIANRMKDDLGLDYAFSNVLHEKEGKLTGEVSGPLVKGSKAEVLKEIMEMEKIKAEESAAVGDGANDVSMLEEAGLGIAFNAKPVLKEKADVVVEKRDLKEVLEVFNKEEKENETSDETTPEKAEDTAPEETIAETKKEETPLETEEPAKEETPAETEEPAKEETPAETEEPAKEETEKTTKEPSEASKKESPAKKSSPDVKAEVKSEPNPDAGKSFGELLSNKKDLEKRLKVLTKERDDLNENAREFKKVRDELNASIKENLDKALKYRDERDNINKEVRKYKKLRDETNQELKKMEYASGRRDILKIQGEIDKLEKTIETKVLDMRKENELVKKVQDLSKTLSEMKEDEKVQTEAVALKEVSEAHHAKVVEFSDKAQETHESMLEYFKNIDEVRAKADLAHNQFIETRETASAKHEEVKAVLNEIRRKNKGLDKVKAKERNMESEKSKKKNMAEKEIARDIYEKFKEGKKLSTEELRLLQKHNIV; from the coding sequence TTGATTAAACTCATAGCATTCGATCTTGATAACGTTCTTATTGATGGGGAAGCCATAGATGAAATAGGCAAATTAATGGACGTTGAAGCAGAAATCTCAGAGATAACTAAAAAAGCAATGGAAGGCGATCTAGATTTTGAAACTGCTCTCAAAGAGAGAGTTGCACTATTAAAAGGTGCTTCAGTTGAAGATATTAAAGATGTCGTTTCAAAAATCCCCTTCATGGAAGGGGCAGAAGAAACTATTGCAGAACTCAAAAAAAGAGGATATAAAATCGCAACCATAACCGGTAGTTTTGAAATCATCGCCAATCGGATGAAAGATGACCTTGGTTTGGATTACGCATTTTCAAATGTTCTCCATGAAAAAGAGGGAAAATTAACAGGAGAAGTCAGCGGCCCACTAGTAAAAGGCTCAAAGGCAGAAGTCCTGAAGGAGATAATGGAAATGGAAAAAATAAAAGCAGAAGAATCTGCAGCAGTAGGAGACGGTGCAAACGATGTGTCAATGCTTGAAGAAGCAGGTTTAGGAATAGCATTCAATGCAAAACCAGTTTTAAAAGAAAAAGCAGATGTTGTTGTTGAAAAAAGAGATTTAAAAGAAGTTCTTGAAGTATTCAATAAAGAAGAAAAAGAAAACGAAACCTCAGATGAAACAACCCCAGAAAAGGCTGAAGACACAGCACCAGAAGAAACAATAGCAGAAACTAAAAAAGAAGAAACACCATTAGAAACCGAAGAACCTGCAAAGGAAGAAACCCCAGCAGAAACCGAAGAACCTGCAAAGGAAGAAACACCAGCAGAAACCGAAGAACCTGCAAAGGAAGAAACAGAAAAAACAACCAAAGAACCATCAGAAGCATCTAAAAAGGAATCACCAGCCAAAAAATCATCTCCAGATGTAAAAGCTGAAGTGAAATCTGAACCTAATCCTGATGCCGGGAAAAGCTTTGGTGAACTACTTTCAAACAAAAAAGATCTCGAAAAGAGACTTAAGGTGCTTACAAAAGAACGTGACGACTTAAATGAAAATGCACGTGAATTCAAAAAGGTAAGAGACGAATTAAACGCCAGTATTAAAGAAAATCTGGATAAAGCTCTCAAATACCGGGATGAACGTGACAATATCAACAAAGAAGTCCGTAAGTATAAGAAACTTCGGGACGAAACCAATCAGGAACTGAAAAAGATGGAATATGCCTCTGGAAGAAGGGACATACTTAAAATTCAGGGTGAGATTGATAAACTAGAGAAAACAATAGAAACCAAAGTTCTTGACATGAGAAAAGAGAACGAACTAGTTAAAAAAGTTCAAGATCTAAGTAAAACTCTTTCAGAGATGAAAGAAGATGAAAAGGTTCAGACCGAAGCAGTAGCACTTAAAGAGGTTTCAGAAGCTCATCATGCTAAAGTTGTTGAATTTTCTGACAAAGCTCAGGAAACACATGAAAGCATGCTTGAATACTTCAAAAACATTGATGAAGTAAGAGCAAAGGCAGATCTTGCACATAATCAGTTCATAGAAACTCGTGAAACAGCCTCCGCAAAACATGAAGAGGTAAAAGCTGTTCTTAATGAAATTAGAAGGAAAAATAAAGGTCTTGACAAAGTCAAAGCCAAAGAACGGAATATGGAAAGCGAGAAAAGTAAAAAGAAAAACATGGCTGAAAAGGAAATTGCAAGGGATATATACGAGAAATTCAAAGAGGGTAAAAAACTCTCAACTGAAGAACTCAGGCTCCTGCAGAAGCATAATATTGTTTGA
- the cyaB gene encoding class IV adenylate cyclase: MEVKASVKDFTDVKKNLIKIGAIKIKNEHQRDVYYNAPHKDFVETDEALRIREIPENGENKVILTYKGAKMDDVSKTRKEIEVEVFDAENMGLILENLDFRSAATVKKDRDIYHLDEFIITLDTVYKVGKFVEIEIEAQENEDTSIPLKKIFETYKKLGIEEGFERRSYLELMEL, translated from the coding sequence GTGGAAGTCAAGGCAAGTGTTAAGGATTTTACAGATGTTAAAAAGAATTTAATTAAAATTGGTGCTATCAAAATAAAAAATGAGCATCAAAGAGATGTTTATTATAATGCTCCACATAAAGACTTCGTTGAAACTGATGAAGCATTGAGAATTAGGGAAATTCCTGAAAATGGAGAAAATAAGGTTATACTTACATATAAAGGTGCTAAAATGGATGATGTGAGTAAAACTCGTAAAGAAATTGAAGTTGAAGTATTTGATGCTGAAAATATGGGTTTGATACTAGAAAATCTTGATTTTAGAAGTGCTGCAACAGTTAAAAAAGATAGAGATATTTATCATTTGGATGAGTTTATAATTACATTAGACACAGTATACAAAGTTGGGAAATTTGTTGAAATCGAAATTGAAGCCCAAGAAAATGAGGATACAAGTATTCCACTTAAGAAAATATTTGAAACATATAAAAAACTAGGCATAGAAGAGGGATTTGAGAGAAGATCATATCTAGAACTTATGGAACTATAA